One Aegilops tauschii subsp. strangulata cultivar AL8/78 chromosome 2, Aet v6.0, whole genome shotgun sequence genomic window, AAAAAAGAGTGAGACACCTGTAGATTTGACTAAGGTGACAACCGGGCGTTGGTGAATTTCTTTTAAATTTCAGACATCAGTCATGAAGAGTTAGGATATTGAGTTGGGCAACTTTTATATGTGGCGTCCAATATTTAAGTTGTTCACTTTCAAACAGACAATGATCGGTGTGTGATGACATTGAATGGATACTCTGTAAGTTGGCAGTGCAAACTAGAGTAAAGAAGTGACTTAATTTTGCTCGAGTATTGACTATGAAGAAGACGAGCAGGGACTACAATTATAGGTGGAGTCATGTGCAGCCTGGGAGTAGCAGCGGTGCTCATCGTATAATCTCAAGTCTAATATACATGGAGGTTCGACGCATGGATAAATCCTAAGGGGTACAGAATAGCTGCCAAGGTGGAGAATATTTGTAACCTATTACAACATAATAGCACATGCACGCGGGGGGAGCCGACGGCTTGTGCCGACGTCTGGGTGCTGGTGTTatttatatttatatatatactagtagaatgcccgtgcgttgccacgggcaaGCTATGGGCGAAATATAGGAACATGAATCAAATTGATGACAAAGTGACATGAGTGAAGTCCTTCGCCTTCTAGCATTTTTAGTGGAAACTATGAGAGCAACTATGCATCAGTCGTCTATTTTTGTCGGTTGTAAAGTTCCTTGatcaatttcttcttcctcctcttcaccttcctcctTCCGACCCCACGGCCCATCCTCGGACATTGGTCGCGGCCAGTGTCAATGTCGTGCGCCACCCTACCCGAGCTGCCTTCTCCATCGGTTCACGTTGCCCGAGACTGGTCACGACCGGTGTGGATGCCACCCTGCCCGAGCTACCTTCTCAGCTGGTTCACTATTGCATCTGATCCACCCTCCGACACTGGTCATGATCGATGTCGATGTCGCGTGCCTCCCTACCCAAGCCGTCTTCTACGTAGGTCCACCGTTGCCCCTGACCATCCCTCTATCCCCACCCCTTCTTCTAAAATTTCATGGTCATTGTCAACTACTTGATTTCGTCCCCATGACCCACCTTTTGACAGTGGTTGCAACCGGTTCCAATGTTGGGTGCTGCCCTGCCCGAGCCGCCTTCTTCGATGGTCCATCGTTGCCCCCGACCATACAtctaccccccccccctttcTACGGTACTGGTGAGCACCCACACTGCATGATTGGTAAGGATACCTTTTTTGTTGTCAAATTTTCAAGGAAAAAACTTAAGCATTTTGACTTATGCAAAAAAATAAGTCGAACACCAAATGCTACACTTAATTTTATTTTTTTCACCGACGAAGCATTGCTATCCCGTATCGCATGAAAATTGTCAATCACACTTGCTACACTAACTTGAACATCTACAAAAGAATATCAGAATTTTGGCTTTTTATTTACTATTTATTTTAATTTTACTGTTTATTAGGGACCATATGCTCCCCGTAGCCAAAATTCCGTGTCCAGGTCAAGTGCCAAAAATGTCAATACCATATTAACGCATTGGTGTTCTTAATCCAAAAAAAACGGACACGTACTTGTACACGCAGTCACCTAAGATATGATTATAGGTGGTACTAAAATCTGTCTTCTTGCAAAAAATAGTAAACGAACGTTACAAAGGTCATTATACATGAAAAATGTTCTGTACATTACAATAAATCATCGTATATGAAAAATGTTTAGTGGAAGTAATTGGGCATCACATTATGAGATGCTAAATTTTGAATGACTAACCATGATATGTCGTGAGAATTTGGACCATCACATCGCTCTGTACTCTGCCAGCTTGAACTGAAACATAACATGCTACACACAGACTGAAAGAATCCGACCACTTGCATCAAAATTGGGACATGAAATAACATGACCAAAGCTCAAACAAAACTGGTTGTCTCTAGTAAGTTTTACTACAACGTACGATGTAAACTCCTCTATAATTGAGGCGTCAAAAGAAAAATGCTCCCAAGATCTAATCAGATCCAGCGAAACCAAGAACCGTCTGCATCACAGTTCAGGGGTCAGGGTATTAACCTCACCTAATAAAAAGATGAGCGTAATGCCCAAGTAAAATTCCTCCAATTCATTTCCCTAGAAAAAAACTTTCATTTGAAAAATGGGCCTGATATCATACAAACTGATTAGTTATCACGAAATTAATACAGAAATATTACTTACCAACAAAACTTAAAGAGTACTTCTCAAAAACCAAAACCATGGTCTGAAACAATCAGAAAGTTTCCTACTCATACCTGTATAAAATTATATctcttcctcgacaagttcagaATAGAACGTACTCAAGTACAGTTGTTGTTAACCAAGCAGAACACGAACTCACTATCTCAAACCATGCCTCAAACAGGGACATACCAATCGTTTTAAACTTGTCATACTAATTCCATGGATATTCAACAATTAACTCAGCATATCATGGAAACATATGCCGATTTGGAAGTAGtatttcagaatttttgcctGAACTACCCAGGAGAACTTGGAAATCTGGTATTCATGAGATGATGAGAAATTGTGTTCGTGAGATCCCCAGATTGGGAGGTTCTTTACGGATGCATCCTACCGGCCCGGTCATTGGATTTTGCTCACCTCTTGGCCATGGTGGGTAGAGAGAAGCTCTACCGGGATTGGCAGGCAGTCGCCCGCGTTGGATCAGCCAAGCGGAGGTGCACGGGGATGCTGATTGGAAAGGCTAGGGCAGGCCGGCTCCACGGCGTGTGAGGCTGTGAGCACAGCAGGAATAGCTGCAGCGGTGCTCGCCGTGGATGGTTAATTATGCAGTCCTCGTCATTGCTGCCGCCACACCTCCACTCAGCCCGCAACCTGTACATGCGACAACCAGAGGCAGAAGTGCAGCACAAAACAAATAAGGACAATTGTGAGTTGCTAGGGCGGTGCCCATGAAGTGGAGCACGATAAGCGCTAGGCCAGCGCTCCAGGTCATGTTCAGGCAGAGCAGCAGCGCTGCAAGCATGCTGAAAGTCCTTACTCAAGAATCATGAGTTGTACAAAAGTACAAATAGCGACAAACCGCCGCCTCCCCTCGGCCAAACCCATCCTAACCTTCATGGTTTTTTCCAGCTTCGGGATGTTGAGTTTTCTCGACGAACATACCTTTGCCCGCAACAACCCATCTAAGGTTTTGGAATTGATcacctggctcgtcctcaaagaGCATCCCTTGGTCTTCCTTCTCCATCAAGATGAGCCCTCCCAGTCCCAGCTTTGCTGCGTGGCctgcatcctcctcctccgagccTTGCTGAGTGGTCtgcatcctcctcctccgcgtCATATCTCATGAGGATCGGGACACCCTTCATAGGGGATGCATTATCTTGTGCGTCGCCATCGCCCCCGTGCGACAGCCAAGCAAGAGTGAGACGACCAACACACGATCTGGCCAGCCAATGGATCACGCCGTCGTAATCCTTACGGCCGCCAGCAAGAAACCGTCCCTGTGAGCGAAACCCTAGCAGCCGTGATCGCCTCCCGATCGCACATGTAATGCCTTGACCTGGTGCACGTTGGCTTGGTCTAGCTTGGGGATCGTGACTTCGTGAGGCGTGTGTGGGGTAGGGCTGTTTAGTTTTGTGGTTTTTTCCTGTAAACCGGGGGTGGAAGTGGGACGCACCATGAAAGAAAATCGGTGGCGTGGGGCGATCGATAGGAGGAGGTGCTCGTAGGAAGGAAGGTGGGGATCGAACAAGGTCGAACCATCACGACGTTCGATCCCCTTTAATAgtattctgatcacgggatcagaataatattctgatcacaacctgaactGCCTGAGTAACGCGTCTGAACTTCCCTGTGTATGAACCCGGActtcgggctatcttcgcaaccgtgGCTTCCCCCGGGAATTATTCTTGTTAGTCGTGTTCTATATGATGTTAGTGTAATCTAGAAACGTTTTTTAGCAACTAAATACCGgttttaaataggaatctcgctcgttggcggattttgctctcgggtcctgatgaaattgcgtttttcgcaattttactgcctgagttgttcgacctgaacttctCCCAGTGCTAGGTTGAATTTCCGTCAACATTGCTCAAATGGGGCTCgcgatataccgttggaaagctatggacaccagtatcacgacccaagttaaattttttgcaaaatgtaagcggtttaagagcagttttgaaaaccgttttttcttcatacaaaaaatgtgaatcgtattttcgatcgcatttctaaaccgtttatcggaatgaggcaaataatatggtgtCGGAAAACTGCTACaaaaccgctccttccacatgttgaaagttttttcctaattccctatggttaaagagtaatttgAAAAATCGTAAAATTTCATAAAAACAGCCGAGTTCGTATTTGCGATGTCATTTCTAAATGGGTAATCCAATTGAGGCAagtgatatggcgttggaaagcttatgaaaatgcgctgCTTTCTCATGTTGATTTTctttttctaattttgaacggtttaaaaGTAATTTCGAAAACAGTACAAGTTccaccgagttcgtattttcgagcTAATTCTTTAACCGTACGTCCGAatgcagcaaatgatatggcgttggaaagcttcaggaaatgcgaaactttttggtATATATTTTTTCTCTCAATTACTTACTGTTTTAagtcaattttgaaaatggatAAAAACGTATTTTCACCGtaatttctacaaactttatctgaatgaggcaaataatataccgttcAAAAGCTACGGAAAATGCAAAACTTTTTCATATTGATGGTTTTCTATGATTCCGAGCCGTTTTCAAGTAATTTCGAAAACGGCGAGATCatttgttctgcctttatcgcgaaacagattcttCCAAAATGCACCGTGTGAAGActtgaacttctcggcatgtctacttgaacttcactctgtttttcatGTGCTTTTTTTGCTGGTAGCTCTCCATCCACTGctcgtagctctccatccactcaccggCATTGAGTAagtgatataccgatggaaagctgctgtaaagacgcaactttcccgtgttgatcatCTTTTTATACTCGCGAcgattttaaaagtttttcatctgAAATGCATCCAgcgtagtagttgaacttcctgctgttttcacgttgaacttctgtgacaTATTTTCGTTCgtaattttctcatccatttgttagtgttacacaaatgatatttcTTTTGTAAGTAACGGGAAAAAACCAAGTTTGTAATAAAACTTGAACCGTTCCgttatttaaatttgaacttctaggTTTTTAATAAACTTTTTGAACTGTTCAATTTTCAAATCTGATCTTCTTGGTTTCTTTAAACATTGAACTTCTACGTTATTTAAATTTGAACCTCTAGGTTTTTTGAAACTATGAAAATCGATCTTCACTATAAATTTTGTACTCTTATATATTTTGAATTTGCACTTCTTGGTTTATTCTTTAGTAACGTAGAAATTCCTAATTTTGTAATAAACATCAAATGTTTCCACTATATTAAATTTGAACTTGTGGTTATTTTTGAAGTGGGGAATTCCATTTTTTGAATTGTTATGTTTGCTTCAATTCAAACTTCTTGGGATTACTAAAATTTGAacttcttatttttattttttatgtaAAGATTTTCTTTGATTTTAAAAAATCATCGAATTGACCCATTTTTTAATTTTAAAAATATATAATTTTATTAATGATCATCAGATAATTGTTCTAGTAAATttaacacaaacaaaaaaaaaTCAGGTCTCATATACACAAAACCAAAACAGGTGAGGTCCACATAAACAAAAACCATATTTTTCGCACATTGAGCTTCATCTAGCAGGCATTGTACACACATGAGCAATAGAGGTACAGTTCATACATTGAATTGTTTACAAGGTTAAGCATAAACACAAACAGGGGATAAAGAACCATAGAGGGAGAGCTACATGCGAGCACTACTGCTCATTCAGGGGAGATAACCACACTAATGGCACGGGCGAGGACCGGTTGTCCCCTGCAGTTTTACGTGTGGTCGGACACACGCGATGAAAACATAAATCGGAAGTGAGATCACAAACCCATGTGGAAATGCACCCCCAAAAAAGCACAAAGATCACACACATCGTTCTGAACTCTGACCTTCTTTCTGCACATCATGTGATCTTCTCCCCTGCCTGATGGTGACCTTCATTCCTATGTTCACGCGGGTAGTGAGCACCAGCAGCACATAGATCTCTGCAGACACAAACTTTTGAGCAAAATAGTGAGAAAAAAGCAGCAAACAACTAAACACCTGAACATCAAACAAGAGGAGCAGCCGGcaatttcttcttcttttctaaACGGTCTTTTGTACTGAGAATTGAAAGTGCCAAATGAAGTTAACACGTACTCCTTCTTTCTGAGCCATACTAACTTCGATTTTCACAGAAAAATTACACCGGCTCGGCGACCGGGATCCTCTGACGTCTTCTCTATGTTTGCCAACGTCTCTAGGAAGAAGAGGCTATTCTGCTCCGCGTACTCCAGCTCCTCCTGTTCGCAATTGGATCGAACACCTTACAAATTATAGACCCAATTGCCCACTTTTACATGTGCAAATTACTTCTTGAAATGAAACAAACCAGGCAATAAGAACAGATGAAAAACGTCACAATTTCGCACGGCTAACTAACAAATACATCGCAATCAAGAGATAGGCCAGAGCAGAATTCATGACTCCAACCAACACACAACATCAGCAGTTCAACACCAACCCTGACCAATCACTTGGCATACATCTGATTAGCAGAATCCCACTAGGCACTAACTAGATACGCCAAATTTAGGGAGCACTAGAAAGAAAAGAAATGGGGCTCACATCAGGACAGCGGCAGCGCGATCTGGTAGATGTTGCTGTTCGTGGAATCCATGACGAGCAGCTCGCCACCCTGGGTGACCTCCACGTCGTACGGCTCGATCCCCAGCTTGCTGCCGTCGAAGACCGTCTCCATGGTGTAGCCGCCCTCCACTCGCTGCTCCCCACACAGAGAGAAACCAACATTGTTTGAGGAAAACCCGGATTCAAGAAACCTGGAAAGCGCGCAGGCGAAGAGAGGGATTCCAGCAGTCACCTGTCTTGACCGTCGATTTGAGCGACCACAGCCGGACACCGCCGACGCCGCATTGGAGAGGAAGCCGCTCACCACCTCTGCGGCGGCAACCAAGAAAACTCGTCAGGACCGAACCAAATCGCGGCGCGGCGCGCTGGGATGTCGGGTCTCAGCAGCGCGCGGGACTCCGGGGATCTGGCGGCGCGCGGTGGTGCGGGGGTTCGGCGGCGCAATGAGGCGCGTTGGgccggggggagggggtggcggcggcgggtgagGCGTTGGGGCCGGCGGCCGCCGGTGGGAGGTGGTTGGTGGCAGGGCGCGCGGGTCTGGGGGGAGGCCAACGGGGTGGGTCGAGCTCGCCGCGCGGGGTCTGGGGGGAGGCCGGCGGGCGTGGGTCGGGAGGTGGGGAGAGATGGAAGTTTTTTTTGTGAGTTCTTCTCGTTCGGGAGTTTATATTGAGCATCTCCAACAGCTGCGCTATATAAGCGCCGCCAGAAATTTGTGGTTTTTAGCGCGCGCAACCGCTAGGCGAGCTCCAGCGGAGGCGCAATAACCGCGCGAGGCATAAAGTGTTCAGCGCGCAGTCCGAAACATCATCGCGCGCCGTTTATTTGCTGCGCCCGCTACCGCGCGCCGTTTATTATCTGCGCCCGCTACCGCGCGCCGCACACTCAAGCGCCTGCTCGCGACTTCCACCTACCCCGACCCAGACGCTggcgcctgatacgtctccaacgtatctataatttatgaaatatttatgccatgtttacaacaattttatatgattttggtatgatttgattagaactaacccggattgacgctattttcagcagaactaccgtggtgtcgttttttttgcagaaataaaagttctcggaacgagctgaaaatttacggagaatatttttggaaaatataaaaaatactagaacaGAAAGATATCggagaagagtcccgaggcaaccacaagggtggagggcccccccctagggcgcgccccctgccttgtcgttgcctcgtgggcccccttgacttgtccccgacgccaacacctcctATAAATCCTAAAACctccagaaataaacctagatcgaaagttccgtcgccgcaagcctctgtagccacgaaaaaccaattggagcccgttccggcaccctgccggagggggaaaccatcacccatggccatcttcatcatcccgacgctctccatgacgaggagggagtagttcaccctcggggctgagggtaccagtagctatatgtttgatctctctctctcatgttcttgatatggtacgatcttgatgtaccacgagctttgttactatagctggatcatatggtgttttctcccctctaccttcttgtgatgaattgagtcttgctctttgaggtttcgttatgttggattgagtattggatttgagatcacttgatgtatgtcttgcgacggaatatctgtggtgacaatgggatgttctatttattcacttgatgtacgttttggcactcaacttgaGGATTGTCGTGGTGTCATTGGGgcaatctatgcataggggttgatgcacgtttttgtcCTACGTTCTTCGATAGAAACTTTgaagtgattctttgttgcatgttgagggattgttatatgatctaattatgttatcattgttgagagaacttgcactagtgaaagtatgaaccctaggccttgtttctaagcattgcaataccgttttcgctcacttttaccacttgttaccttgctgtttttatatttttagattacaaaaacctatatctactatccatattacgcttgtatcaccacctcttcgccgaactagtgcacctatacaatttaccattgtattgggtgtgttggggacacaagagactctttgttatttggttgcagggttctttgagagagaccatcttcatcctacgcctcccacggattgataaaccttaagtcatccacttgagcgaaatttgctactgtcctacaaaactctgcgcttggaggcccaacacaagtctacaagaagaaggttgcgtagtagacatcagcgccGCCACCCGCACCACCCCATTTGTTCCGGTGACCATTCCGGCGCTTCCCAGTCtatccccgcgccgccgccgcttcctCCTTCTCCCTCTAGTCGTCGCCGCCCCTCGCGCGCGCCATTCCTCCGACGAACAGCGCCCGGACGCCCACTGCCGCTCAGCGCCCACAAGGTGTTCGGTAAAACGCTTGCAAGGTATGTATTGCTTCAACTTCCCATTTTTTACATGAATTTGGTGCATGTTGTTTGTAGTTTTTATAGCCTAGTTTAAATTGAAGATTGTAGATGAGTTCATCATATGATTCTTTCGAAGAAGAATTTGATATTGAAGAAGACGAGGATCCTGCAATGATCCTAGCTATGCACATCAATAAAAAACCGAAGCACGGTGGTTCGGTTATGGGTCGGCAGAAAATTTGGAGGGATAGGATCGATGCCCACAATAGATTGATCAGGCACTATTTTGCGGATAATCCCATGTACCCCGAGTCGTACTTCTGGCGCCGGTTTAGGATGAGCACCGAATTGTTCAGGCGCATTGCGGAGAAACTAGCGAGTCATGACCGGTTTTTTCAGCAAAGGAGGAATGCCGCTGGAGAGCTCGGGCATAGCACCTTTCAGAAGGTGACAGCCGCTTTGCGTATGTTGGCATACGGTATTCCCTCCGATCTAGTTGATGACCACTTGGCCATGGGTGAGAGTTAATCCATCATGTGTGTCAAGCGCTTCGCAGTCGGAATTGTGCAAGTGTTTGGCTAGGAGTATTTGGGATCTCCCAATGTTGAAGACGCCGCGAGGCTATTGGAGATGAACAAAGCTCGCGGCTTCCCAGGTATGCTTGGCTAAATAAATTGCATGCATTGGAGTTGGAAGAATTGTCCTAAGGCATGGCATGGGCAATTCCACGGCCACAAAAAAGGTTCCATTATAATCCTTGAAGCGGTGGCCGATCAAGAGACTTGGATTTGGCATGCTTTTTTTGGAATGCCTGGATCTTTGAATGACATCAACATTGTTAATCGGTCACGACTGGTGAATAAGATTGCAAATGATGAACTACCACCGGTGCAGTTTGTAGCAAATGGCCACACATACAACTATGGCTACTATCTTGCGGATGGCATCTACCCAAAATAACAAACATTTGTGAAGCCGTTGAAAAAATCGGAAGGTAAGAAAAATCTTGATTTCCACAATGCTCAGGCGGTGGCTAGAAAAAGATGTGGAGAGAGCTTTTGGGATTTTGCAAGCCCAATTTGCTATTGTGAGAGGACCGACTAGATTTTTGGATCAAAAGATGCTATGGTACATCATGCACGCTTGTGtcacaacatgatcatcgagaatGAGCGTGGCCAAGATTTAGACTACTCTCAGTATGAGCTCTTGGGACATTCCGTGCGAGTGCGGCGGAGGGCTGCCAGGGTGGCCCGTTTTGTTGCCTTCTATCATGCCATTCGATGTGCCGAAACGCATGATGATCTTCAGAAGGATCTCATCGAGGAGTGATGGACATGGAACGGCCGACAAAGAGCATCATGATTTGTGCGTTTGGTTTTGTATTGTTGAAATATTTGTTCTATTGTAAGATAAGCTATTTGTTTGAGTTATAATAATAAAATTGAACTATTTATTGTTGATTTATTTTGTTTGCGTTTGATCTTCTTGGTTGTGTTTGGAGTCATATGTTGTTTGTGCGAGAGCGCGCGCACAATTTTTTTGCGCGGCTGCTGGATCGGCTCGCGCGCTAAACTTTGCAGCGGCCGCTGGAGCAAGCGCTCGGCGCCGCGTAAAAACTCACGAACAGCACGCTGCAAACGCTTTTTTAGCGCGTCGCGCGTTGCACGGCTGTTGGAGATGTTCTGATAATCTCAAGTTTGCTAGAGTTGTTCTTACTCGAAGAGAGCACAAGCTgcacttcaattttttttttgaagaaaagaTAGGTACATCTCTATAAGTAGAGGAGTGGCACACAATGACCAGTTCTCATGCTATATAGACATGAATACACACACTCAAATTATTGCAGTAGTGACTGTGACTGTACTTGTAAAAAAAATGAGCCGTACGTGTCTACCCAGATGGCCCGGTCAGCGATGCTTCACCAAGAGAAGCTGCAACTTCTGAAATATCAGCTGGGTACGGAGCATGGAGGGCGACATACACGAGCCCGACGGCCCCAATGGCCATGACCAACATGACGAACAGGATGACGGGCCTCTTCCCCCATTTCCCCATGATCCCGAGCGCAAACGGGTAGAGGAGCACGAGGATCCACACGTTGAACAACATCCCGAGCAGCACGTGCCGCGCCTGGTCCGTGAAGAACCCCCATGCCGCCGCCTTGCCTATCGCTGCCCCGACGGCCGCGACGTTCACGACGAGCACCACGATGGTCGGGAGCAGCAGCGGCACCCACCGCACGGTGTACAGGTCGGCGAACTTGTCATTGGAGCAGGCGTCCGTCTGCTTGGACGTGAGCCTGAAGTATATCCCCTTCCCGGTGACGAGCTTGAGCGCCATGTAAAGCACCGCCGTCGGGTACACGCCCGTGGCCCCGATCATGTAGAACTGCTCGTTGCGGCACCAGTCGAGCAGCGTGATCCCCGCCCATTTCACCTCGAACATGCCGATCACGTGGATCATCGCTATGACGGCGACGAGGTACATGATGTACGTGCCGAAAGGCCTCTGGATGTAGAACTGCTCGGAGAAGAGCCAGAGAACGGGGAAGAGGTTGTACGCCAGGATGAACACCGTGACGATCGGGTAGGTCGACATGTTGAGGTAGGCGACGCGCTGCAGAGGGTGGAGCCGGCGGCCGGCCATGAGAGCGTTGCTGTGGGAGAAGAACATCTCCAAGGAGCCGCCCGACCACCGGAGCACCTGGTAGAGGCGCTCGGTGAGGTTGATGGGAGCCGTTCCGCGGAAGGCGGCCGGCTCCATGGAGCAATACATGGAGCGCCACCCTTGCCGGTGCATGCGAAATCCGGTCACCACGTCCTCCGTCGCGATGTTGTACACCCACCCGACGTCTCTGCCCCATGAACTCCCGTCCTCGTAGGCGCACGTCATCAGGGTAGCCAGGTCATTGCTGAGTGCCTCGTCGACCAACACGGGCGTGATAGACCGCTCCTGGATTGCCCCATCCGGCATCGAGTTTATGAACGACGTCGAGCTACCGAACTCATTGACCTTACCTGCAAGCTTGATGTTCTCCGCTCTGTAACGTGGTGGCTCCATGCCATAGAGCGCGACACGGCGGAACATGGTGCCGGTGCCGAGGTAGGAAGGCCCTTGGAGGCCGTTGAGGGAGAGCATGGTGCCGTCGAAGAAGACACGGTTGTGGTTGGCGTAGCGGTCCGTCGGGTCGACGTCGTCGAAGCGCTGCGGGAACTGGACGAAGGCCGTGTTCTGACCGTCGCGTGGGTCGAGCATGAAGCACATAGGGGCGCGGAGAGCTTGCGAGTTGTTGATGTAGTGGTCGCCGTCAAAGTTGACGACGAAGGGCGCGTTGGAGAGCATAGCCGAGACACGGAGCATCACGTTCATGGCGCCCGCCTTCTTTTGGTGGTTATAACCGGGGCGCTTCTCCCGGGACATGTAGACGAGCATGGGGAGCCTCGTGTCAACGTTGCTGAAGTCAAGTGGATTGTCGGCGCTCGCCGGCGATCCCAGTTGTGGTTTACAACTTGGATGGCCTAGTATGACCTGTGAGAAAAACGCGTTAATTCAAAGCTTGTTTTAATTGAATATAAATTTGGGAAATTGGTATCCTTTCCTTTTCCTTTTAAGCCGCCAAATCACTATCCAACGAACAAATTTCGTCGACTGAGCTTTAAGACAGAGATCTCTCACTAGACTCATCATAAATTAAGAGGAATTGACAACTTTTACCTGAACAATTCCAGCATGTTGTCCTCTCCGGTGGTTCTCAACCTGCTCGATCCATGTACCAGGCCATTGTGTCCCATCAGCCATCCAGGTTGCACGTACACCATCTCCTTTCTTGCTCGAGTTGTACGCATCAGATCGTTGGCGGATGGTGGTGGAAAGGGAGTCTACCCTCACCTTGAACTCATCATACTCTCTGCGCACACGCCTATGATCCCTCATGAATTCTCCAGCCATGCTCCCGGCGTACGGCTGCGTCTTCATCCCAAAATAGTTCTCGGGGGATCTTGGCTCTACACAGTACTTCCGACAAAAAGGGACCCACAGGACAGCGAAATTGGCAACTTCGATCATCGCCTCGTAGTGCACCAGCGTTCCGCCGTCGTCCGAGAGGTAGCAGGCGTACTTGTCGACGGGGTAGTCGGTGGCCAGGATAGAGAGGATGGTGTTCACGGTGTACAAGAGGGGTTCGTCCACGGGGTCGACGGTGGTGACGAATATGTCGATGCCCGGCAGGTTGGCGTCGCCGGAGTGGTCCGCGAGGGCGGCCAGGTCGGGGACGCGCTTGACGGGGTTGAGCTTGGGCAGCTGGTTGAGGAGCCACGAGAAGCCGAACCAGAC contains:
- the LOC109755435 gene encoding mixed-linked glucan synthase 2, whose protein sequence is MAAAVTRRANALRAEAPDGNAESGRASLAADSPAAKRAVDAKDDVWVAADEGDTSGAIAGDGNRPPLFRTFKVKGSILHPYRFMILVRLVAIVAFFAWRVKHKNHDGVWLWATSMVADVWFGFSWLLNQLPKLNPVKRVPDLAALADHSGDANLPGIDIFVTTVDPVDEPLLYTVNTILSILATDYPVDKYACYLSDDGGTLVHYEAMIEVANFAVLWVPFCRKYCVEPRSPENYFGMKTQPYAGSMAGEFMRDHRRVRREYDEFKVRVDSLSTTIRQRSDAYNSSKKGDGVRATWMADGTQWPGTWIEQVENHRRGQHAGIVQVILGHPSCKPQLGSPASADNPLDFSNVDTRLPMLVYMSREKRPGYNHQKKAGAMNVMLRVSAMLSNAPFVVNFDGDHYINNSQALRAPMCFMLDPRDGQNTAFVQFPQRFDDVDPTDRYANHNRVFFDGTMLSLNGLQGPSYLGTGTMFRRVALYGMEPPRYRAENIKLAGKVNEFGSSTSFINSMPDGAIQERSITPVLVDEALSNDLATLMTCAYEDGSSWGRDVGWVYNIATEDVVTGFRMHRQGWRSMYCSMEPAAFRGTAPINLTERLYQVLRWSGGSLEMFFSHSNALMAGRRLHPLQRVAYLNMSTYPIVTVFILAYNLFPVLWLFSEQFYIQRPFGTYIMYLVAVIAMIHVIGMFEVKWAGITLLDWCRNEQFYMIGATGVYPTAVLYMALKLVTGKGIYFRLTSKQTDACSNDKFADLYTVRWVPLLLPTIVVLVVNVAAVGAAIGKAAAWGFFTDQARHVLLGMLFNVWILVLLYPFALGIMGKWGKRPVILFVMLVMAIGAVGLVYVALHAPYPADISEVAASLGEASLTGPSG